One Helicoverpa armigera isolate CAAS_96S chromosome 1, ASM3070526v1, whole genome shotgun sequence genomic window carries:
- the LOC110378202 gene encoding alpha-tocopherol transfer protein-like, whose amino-acid sequence MSRRTEKRFLTENDEYVCPLSPDTQKIAEDELRETENARSQALAAIRSWMEQNPKFMAIRMDASFFLRFLRAKKFSVPMAQEAIERYILLRQSWGIAFNQLDYKLPVMMELIELGYIFVSPFKDRLGRRVVIYRPGVFDPYKYTNQDMCRVMGICYETLLEDEENQVRGVVHYADGSGVSFPHLTLFTPKEAVRIVKNGERTLPMRHKEIYGVNVHPTVKFALDFGMALISEKIKKRVKLYSAVEDVEIDKSLLPKEYGGTMPMKEMITLWKDELAARRDILLLNDKMAVRLEMYSEAAREGAVSALKTGAMTCSGADTVGDAMRGLTGNFRKLEVD is encoded by the exons ATGTCTAGGAGAACCGAAAAACGTTTCTTGACAGAAAACGATGAGTACGTATGCCCCCTCTCTCCTGACACTCAGAAGATAGCTGAGGATGAGCTTCGAGAGACGGAGAACGCCCGGTCACAGGCACTCGCGGCAATCAGGAGCTGGATGGAGCAAAATCCCAAGTTCATGGCTATAAGAATGG ATGCCAGTTTCTTTCTACGTTTCCTCCGCGCCAAGAAGTTTAGCGTACCAATGGCACAAGAAGCCATCGAGAGGTACATTCTACTTCGTCAGTCGTGGGGCATCGCCTTCAACCAGCTGGACTACAAGCTTCCTGTTATGATGGAACTGATTGAGCTGGG ATACATATTTGTGAGTCCGTTCAAGGACAGGCTCGGTCGCCGCGTGGTCATTTACAGGCCTG GTGTGTTCGATCCCTACAAGTACACTAACCAGGACATGTGCCGTGTCATGGGCATCTGCTACGAGACGCTGCTAGAAGACGAGGAGAACCAGGTCCGAGGAGTAGTCCACTACGCTGACGGTAGCGGCGTCAGCTTCCCCCACCTCACTCTGTTCACGCCTAAGGAAGCCGTCAGAATCGTCAAGAATGGAGAG CGCACGCTACCCATGAGACACAAGGAGATCTACGGTGTCAATGTTCACCCCACGGTCAAGTTTGCTTTGGACTTTGGCATGGCACTCATTTCTGAGAAGATCAAGAAGAGAGTGAAGCTCTACAGCGCTGTGGAAGACGTAGAAATTGACAAGAGTTTGCTGCCCAAGGAGTATGGAGGCACCATGCCTATGAAGGAAATGATAA ctctGTGGAAAGACGAGCTCGCTGCCAGACGAGACATTCTTCTTCTGAACGACAAGATGGCGGTTCGTCTTGAGATGTACAGCGAAGCGGCGCGAGAGGGCGCTGTCTCAGCACTCAAAACTGGCGCCATGACGTGCTCAGGCGCTGACACAGTCGGCGACGCCATGAGAGGACTCACTGGCAACTTCAGAAAACTTGAAGTGGATTGA